A window of Adhaeribacter arboris genomic DNA:
GGCCGCTACGGATAGCCGCTTCCAGGTGGAAGTGAACTATATGCCTTAAGCAATTGCAGCTTTTTAAATTCTACTAACTCTGCCTAAACTTCTATTTTGGAGGTTTTAGCAGAGTTATTTTTTTGATTTTAATTTAAATTAACTATGCTGTTATTTCAGGAGCTGTATGAGTTACTCGAACAAAATTACGAAAAGTTTAACCGGCCCCATTTTATTTCGGACGATCCGATTTCTATTCCGCACCGGTTTTCCCGGAAGCAGGACATTGAGATTAGTGGTTTGTTTGCGGCAATACTGGCCTGGGGGCAAAGAAAAACGATTATAACTAAATGTGCTGAGCTCATGCAACGGTTTGATTCGGCGCCCTATGATTTTATCAAAAACCACCAGGACTCCGACTTGAAAGCTTTGTTAGGCTTTAAACACCGGACTTTTAACGATACCGATCTGTTGTATTTGGTTTATTTTCTGCACCAATTCTACCTGCAGCACGACTCCCTGGAACTGGCTTTTGTAGGTTCTGATCCTATCAAA
This region includes:
- a CDS encoding TIGR02757 family protein, with the protein product MLLFQELYELLEQNYEKFNRPHFISDDPISIPHRFSRKQDIEISGLFAAILAWGQRKTIITKCAELMQRFDSAPYDFIKNHQDSDLKALLGFKHRTFNDTDLLYLVYFLHQFYLQHDSLELAFVGSDPIKIQNQKDRLEYFHNLVFSLPESPSRTRKHISTPARKSACKRMNMYLRWMVRQDKKGVDFGLWQYMQPADLICPCDVHVDRVARRLGLITRPQTDWQTAVELTAKLQEFDLTDPVKYDFALFGLGLEERYG